The Ignavibacteria bacterium genome contains the following window.
TCCAGGTTTTGTGGAATAAACCCGAGCTGACTTATAACGCTGTAACTTTCCCGATCGATATGCGAAGCAATTGCCAAACCATCAAGGGAATGAACCTGATTAACTATCTCATCCACTGATAACTCTGTCGCTCCAATTAAGAGTTTATCGACAAATCCTTCGACTTCGTCATTTTCATTTCCAATCACCTGAATTCCAAAAACGTCCGGATTATTTTTCCCTTTTAGATTATTATATACAATCGACTGCATTTCAAGAACAGAATCTAAATTTCTAAATAATGCTAAAGTGTGAACTTCTTCAATGGAGCAGATTTCCATTGCCGGAATTACAGTTAAACTATTTTTCTCAGCTACATTCAAAATCGCTGAAATATTTTCGGCAGAATTGTGATCACTGACTGCTATGAAATCGAGCTGTTTCTTCTTTGCTTCATTTATTATTTTTTGCGGAGTCATGCTCAGCTCACCGCAAGGAGAAAGACAGCTATGTATGTGTAAATCTGCCATAAACTTTTTTAACATCAACTTTTTCCAATTCCGAACGAACCGATTTTTCCTGCCAATTCGAAAGCCGGTAAATCGCTGACTAAAATCGGGATATTTTCTTCAACAGCTTTTTTAAGTGTATCTTCATTTGGCTGACGAGAGTTCACAAGAATTATTGCTGAATGTTCTTTTAAAACCGAAACAGCAACAATATTTA
Protein-coding sequences here:
- a CDS encoding PHP domain-containing protein — its product is MLKKFMADLHIHSCLSPCGELSMTPQKIINEAKKKQLDFIAVSDHNSAENISAILNVAEKNSLTVIPAMEICSIEEVHTLALFRNLDSVLEMQSIVYNNLKGKNNPDVFGIQVIGNENDEVEGFVDKLLIGATELSVDEIVNQVHSLDGLAIASHIDRESYSVISQLGFIPQNL
- a CDS encoding serine kinase, whose amino-acid sequence is MKLSELVKLANLKVKCGNEHLGREITGGYCGDLLSDVMANSKNGNIWITMQVHLNIVAVSVLKEHSAIILVNSRQPNEDTLKKAVEENIPILVSDLPAFELAGKIGSFGIGKS